The Natronoglycomyces albus genome has a segment encoding these proteins:
- a CDS encoding GNAT family N-acetyltransferase — MSLKNPGWPAELHRREISLRPYRRSDASRWSRLRRANEVWLSPWEPSPGGDWYKGHSVAAYKNMLKVFRKGAKAGTTWPFAICVHDELVGGLTVGNIVRRAFCNAYVGYWIDQEHAGRGITTTAMALVIDHALTTGRLHRLEVNVRPENEPSNRVVQKLGLRKEGLHPKYLYIDGAWRDHYGYAITVEDLNGERMIDRLERNFTVS, encoded by the coding sequence ATGAGTCTGAAAAACCCCGGCTGGCCAGCCGAACTGCACCGCCGTGAAATCTCGCTGCGACCCTACCGGCGCTCCGACGCATCGCGGTGGAGCCGCCTGCGTCGCGCCAACGAAGTGTGGCTGTCTCCGTGGGAGCCTTCCCCAGGTGGTGACTGGTACAAGGGGCACTCGGTCGCCGCGTACAAGAACATGCTCAAGGTCTTTCGCAAGGGCGCCAAGGCTGGCACCACATGGCCGTTTGCGATTTGTGTCCATGATGAACTAGTCGGCGGTCTCACGGTCGGCAATATCGTGCGGCGGGCCTTTTGCAATGCGTATGTGGGCTATTGGATAGACCAGGAACACGCCGGACGTGGCATCACCACCACGGCGATGGCGTTGGTGATCGACCATGCGTTGACGACGGGGCGACTACACCGCCTGGAAGTCAATGTCCGCCCCGAAAACGAGCCATCGAACCGGGTGGTTCAGAAGTTGGGCTTGCGTAAGGAAGGGTTGCATCCCAAGTACCTCTACATCGATGGGGCTTGGCGCGACCACTACGGGTACGCGATCACGGTCGAGGACCTCAATGGCGAGCGCATGATCGACCGGCTAGAGCGCAACTTCACCGTCTCTTAG